ATAAGCTTCGCTCTTACAGCAGGGACAAATCTTTCCGCAGTTCATCGAATTTAATGCTGCCAAGATACATCTTCTTCACCTCGCCGTCGCGCCCGATCAAGACCGTAAAGGGCAGGCCGCCGGATTGGTTGCCGAACTGCCGCAGCAGTACGGTGGCGCCGGTGCCGGCCACATACAGGGGGTAGGAGATTTTGTATTTCTCGGCGAATTTCGCGATGTTATCAGCAGAATCGACACCGATCCCGATAATTTGAATATTTTTCGCGGCTATCTCGCCCTGCAAGGCATTCAGTTCCGGCATTTCTTCCACGCAGGGTGCGCACCAGGTCGCCCAGAAATTGACGACCAGCGGTTTGCCTTTCCATTGCGCGAGGGAGCTGGCTTTGCCGCCGGCATCCGGTATTTCCTGTGCAAACAGCGCGGCCACTGCGGCGTTCTCGGGGGCGGTCGGGGTATTGCGCTGTATGCCGAAATACACGCCGATCGCGCAAAATAAGAGCGCAATCGGCACAAATATAAAAATATTTCTTTTCATTAATTTTCTTCTTTGTTGATCAGCGCCAGCACTGCATTCAGATCGGCGCGTTCAGCCCGTTTGCCGGACGCGGCCCTGATACTACCGCGCAAATCGTCAGTTTCATATAGGGTGAGATGGATACCCTCTTTCTTATACATGAAACTCACAGTTTCCACCGGGTCGTTATTACCCCCACTTTTAAGGGAGGGGCTGGAGGACAGTTCGAATTGCACGTTCTTGTTAAAAAGAAAAATTTCCACGTCTTTCGGACTATCTACGAACAAATGCAGGTAAATGTCAGAGTGTTCGCCGGCAGTCCCATTCAGGACCGCGCCGGTCAGGTAGGGCCTGAATTGCGCCAGTTCGCCCATGATTTCCGCCGCCAGCCGGCGCAGGTGCAAGAGCCGGGCCGGCTGTGTGTCGGCGAAGAACAGTTCGTTATATAAACGTACTTCGTCTTCAATCTGGGCGTTATCTGGCATGAAACTGCCGCTGCGGCCGCGATTGCTGCCGACGCACAGTTCCAGCGCCTTGCGTTTTGCGGTGCCATAGTCGGCGCCGTCCTCGGCGATCATGCGTGCCGCCGCCGCCGCGATTTCTGCGCGCAGCTGTTCTAGTTCGGGTGAGAGATTGGATGCCATGATCGCCATGATATCTCAATGTGTAAATCCCTATTGATAGTCGCTTCTCCTGCTGGGTGATGGATGCGCATGTGGTGCATGCAGGCGAACCGCGCAAATCCGCGACCCCACCCCACTTTTTGAACGCGCTGCTAACGGCGGCAGCGGCCGCTCAGGTAAAATCACGGTATTCCCTCTTTTCAGAATAGTGAAACTCAAGAATGCACATTCATATCCTTGGCATCTGCGGCACCTTTATGGGCGGTTTGGCGGTCTTGGCTAAACAGGCCGGACATAAAGTCACCGGCTGCGATGCCAATGTGTACCCGCCGATGAGCACCCAGCTTGAGGCCCAGGGAATCGCGCTGATCCAGGGCTTTGGCGTCGAGCAGATCGCCTTGCAGCCCGACCTGTACGTGATCGGCAATGTGGTGGTGCGCGGCAATCCGCTGATGGAAGAAATTCTGAACCGCGGCTTGCCTTATATTTCCGGACCGCAATGGATCGGTGAGCATATCCTGCGCGACAAATGGGTGCTGGCAGTTGCCGGCACGCATGGCAAGACCACGACATCGGCCATGCTGGCCTGGATCCTGGAAGACGCCGGCTACGATCCGGGTTTCCTGATCGGCGGCGTGCCGATGAATTTCGGAATTTCGGCACGCCTGTCGGGCCAGGCTGGCGCCGCCGCGTCGCCGTTCTTTGTGATCGAAGCGGATGAGTACGACACGGCATTCTTCGACAAGCGCAGCAAATTTGTCCATTACCACGCCAAGACGGCCATCCTGAACAACCTGGAATACGATCACGCCGATATTTTCCCCAACCTGGCGGCCATAGAAACCCAGTTCCATCATCTGGTGCGCACCGTGCCCGGCGTCGGCCGCCTGCTGGTGAACGCTCGCGAACCGGCCTTGCAGCGGGTGCTGGAACGCGGCTGCTGGAGCGAAAAGGAATTGTTCGGCGGCGACGGTGAGCAAGGCTGGTCGCTGACGACGCTGGACAACGGCCATTTCGAGGTACGTTTCAATGGTGAGCTGCAAGGCCGTGTGCAATGGGAGCTGAGCGGCGAGCATAACCGTATGAATGCGCTGGCGGCGATTGCCGCGGCGCGCCATGTCGGCGTGCCGCCGGCGCAGGCGATTGCCGCGCTGGCGCGCTTCGAGAATGTCAAACGGCGCATGGAGTTGCGCGGCGTCGTGAGGGATATTTCCGTGTACGACGATTTCGCCCACCATCCGACCGCTATCGCCACCACCGTCGCCGGCTTGCGCAAGAAAGCCGGCCTGGCCCGCATCCTGGCGGTGCTGGAGCCACGTTCCAATACGATGAAACTGGGCGCCATGAAAGATGCGCTGCCGGGTAGCCTGGACGAAGCCGACCTGGTGTTCGGCTACGGCGCCAAGGGCAGCGGCAAGGATGCCCTGGATTGGAACCTAGCCGAAGCGCTGCAGCCGCTTGGCGCCAAAGCGAGTACTTACAATGAGCTGGACCAGCTGGTGGCGGCGATCGTCAAGGTTGCGCAGCCAGGCGACCAGGTGCTGGTGATGAGCAATGGCGGCTTCGGCGGCGTCCACCAGAAACTGCTGACGGCGCTGGCTGCCCAATGATCCTGTATCTGCACGGTTTCCGCTCTTCGCCGCAATCGTTCAAGGCGCGCTTGCTGGCCGAACGCATGCGGCTGCTGGGGCGGGCCGATGAATACCTGTGTCCGCAGCTGCCGGCCTCGCCCGCGGCTGCGATCACGCTGGCGCAGGAGCTGGTGCGCGATGTCGACCCGGCGCGGCTGACGCTGATCGGCTCTTCGCTGGGCGGCTACTATGCCACCTGGCTGGCGCAGCAGAGCGGCTGCCGCGCGGTGCTGCTGAATCCGGCCGTCAAGCCGCCGCGCGACCTCGAGCAGTATGTCGGCGTCAGCACTCAATATCATTCCAATGAGCCGTTCGAGTTCAAGCGCGAATACATGGCGGAATTGCAAGCACTGCAGGTTGACGTCATCAGCAAGCCAGAACGCTATTTCCTGATTGCCGCCACCGGCGACGAAGTGCTGGACTGGCATGAAATGGTTGGCCATTACCCGCAAGCCCGGCAATTGGTGATCCAGGGCAGCGATCATGGCATCAGCGAATTTGCCGCATATGCCGATGAGGTGCTGGCTTTTTGCGGCATGGCGGCGGGATCGGGAACACGATGACACCCCATGCCAAATGGCACGACCACGCCAACGGTGTAGCGCCGTCCGTCAATATGCGCGACTGGCTGACCGATCGCGTCTCGCTGACCTACAAGCTGATGGCGCACTGTCAGCAGTTCCGGGTGCAGCGCCTGCGCCAGCAGCGGGCGCTGCCGCTGGCCGAAGAATGGCAGGCGATCGGCTTGGCGCGCCGCCAGCAGGTGCAGGAACGCGATGTGCTGCTGCGTTGCGACGGCCGTCCCATGGTGCTGGGCCACACGGTGCTGGCGCTGGATGCGACCACCACCGAATGGCCGTTCTTCAGCAGTCTGGGTGAGCGCTCACTTGGCTCGACTCTGTTTGGCGATCCGCTGGTGATGCGCGGACAGTTGCAATATGCGCGCCTGTATGGCGGTCATCCGCTGGCGCAACGAATGGCCGCTGCCAGCGGCGTCGACAGTTTCGCTTATCCACTGTGGGCCAGGCGTTCGGCCTTCCGGCGCAAGACCGGCATCATGCTGGTGACAGAAGTATTTTTCCCCGAGATCGAGGAATTGCGGCGAGCGCGGCCAGATATCAAGGTGCTGTCCGCTGGTTTTTCCATTTCTTCCGATCTATCCCGGCATATCCATCCGGCCCATCAATTACTTTCCTTTGGCGCTGCAAGATAGTAAGCACTCAGTGCTGGCAGCGATATCATCAGAAATCCACACAGAAATTCACAAGTAAAGCGCATGCAATGAATCTATTTTTTGAAGAGTCCGGCGACTTTAAAGCAGGTGCCGTACTGTCGCAGCAAGGCGAGGCCTATCAGGTCGAACTGCCAACGGGCAAACGCAGCAAGGTGAAAGCCAAGGACGTACTGTTGCAATTTACTTCACCGACGCCGCAGGATCTGCTGGATGAAGCCAAGCAGATCGCGCAAGGCATGGAGCTCGATTTCCTGTGGGAAGTCGCGGGCCAGGAAGAATTCGGCTTTGCCGAACTGGGCGTCGAGTATTTCGGCCATGCGCCCTTGCCGGCGGAAGCTGCCGGTTTGCTGCTGAGCCTGCACACCGCGCCGATCTACTTTTATAAAAAGGGCAAGGGCCGTTACAAGGCCGCGCCGGAAGCATCGCTGAGGGCGGCCCAGGCTGGGATCGAAAAGAAACGGCAGCAAGCGCTGATCCAGGCCGGCTATGTCGACCAGCTCAAGGCCGGCCAGCTGCCGGAGGTGATGAAGCCGCTGGCGCTGCAACTGTTGTTCAAGCCGGACAAGAACAGCCTCGAATACAAGGCGTTGGAGGCGGCCTGCAACGAATTGCAGACTTCGCCGCAGCGTTTGATGCTGGCGGTCGGCGGCATTGCTTCGCCGAAGCAGCTGCACCTGTCCAAATTCTTGCTGGAATTTTTCCCCAAGGGTGCGGGCTTTCCCAAGATCGCCATCCCGGCGGTGGCCGATCTGCCCTTGGCGCAGGTGCAGGCATTCTCCATCGATGACGTCACCACCACGGAAATCGACGATGCCTTGTCGGTGCAGACGCTGGCTGACGGCAATGTCCGCATCGGCATCCATATCGCCGCACCGGGCCTGGGCATCAAGCGCGGCGATCCTCTGGACGTGATCGCGCGGGCGCGCATGTCGACCGTCTACATGCCGGGTGACAAAATCACCATGCTGCCGGACGAACTGGTGGAAGCGTTCACACTGGCGGAAGGCAAGAGCTGCCCGGCGCTGTCGTTGTACGCAACGCTGAATCCGGCCGACTGGAGCTTGATCGGAACGGAAACCAAGGCCGAGCTGGTGCCGATTTCCGCCAACCTCCGCCACAACACGCTGGACGAACTGGTGACGGAAGAGAATCTGGCCAACGACGCCGGCGACTATCCGCACAAGGCCGATATCGCCGTGTTGTGGAAATGGATACAGGTTTTGGAGCAAGGCCGCATGGCCAAGCGCGAAGGCTTCGGCTTGCGGCCAGAGCAGAACAACCGCGTCGATTTCAATTTCTACGTCGAGGACGATGTCGTTACTATCGCGCGCCGCAAGCGCGGTGCGCCGCTGGACAAGATTGTCGCCGAGCTGATGATCTTCGCCAACAGCAGCTGGGGCAAGCTGATGTCGGACCACGGCGTGCCCGGCATCTATCGGGCCCAGGGCGGCGGCAGCGGCGGCTGGGCTGCCAAGATGCAGGTGCGCATGGTGACGCACGCCGCGCCCCACCAGGGCCTGGGGGTCGATCAATATGCGTGGAGCACTTCCCCTCTGCGCCGCTACACCGACCTGGTCAACCAGTGGCAGATACTGGCTTGCGTCGAAGGCGGCGTCGCCGCGCCGCTGGTGGCGCCGTTCAAGCCGCGCGATGCCGATCTGTTCGCGATCGTCTCCGGCTTCGACGCCGCTTACTCCGGCTACGGCGACTTCCAGTCGAACATGGAGCGCTACTGGTGCTTGCGCTGGCTGGGCCAGGAACAGGCGCGCCAGGTTGAAGCCGCAGTGCTGAAGGATGAAATCCTGCGGCTGGCCGAAATCCCGCTGATCATCAAATTGCCGGGCATGCAACAACTGGCGCGCGGCACCCAGGTCAAGCTGGACATCATCCGCTGGGACGAGGTCGACCTGACGGTTGAGGCGCGCTTGCTGGAAGTCTCGGCGCCGCCGGAAGGCCAGCAGCTCGACGAGCCGGAGGAGGAAGAGGAAATGGCTGCGGAACTGGATGCCGCCATGGACATGCCGCACGAGAGCACCGAAGCCGAGCTGGAAGCTGCGCTGGAGAGTGAAGCTGTGGCGCCGGCCGCTGATGACGAGAGTGCAACTCAGGAGAGCAAACCGGCAACGGAATGAAAGCATCAGGCAGCGGAGACCTGCAGTAAATTTCCTGCGGGCATCTCTCTGTCGTAGAATGCTTCCCTTGTAGAATTCTACGTTTGCGGAATTCCTCTCCGAGTTTCTCTTTTCACTTTTAACAGCGACCTTTGGCACACGCGTGAAATCCTTTTTTCAAAATCGAATCCTGGTCGGCGCCATCGCGGCATCGGTATTGGCGCATGCGGCGCTGCTGGCGGTGCGTTTCGCTGCGCCTGAAGCCTTCAAGCTGAAGCCCACCGATCCAGCGCTGGAAGTGATCCTGGTCAACGCCAAGCACAACACCAAGCCTGTCAAGCCTGAGGCGCTGGCGCAAGCCAACCTGGATGGCGGCGGCAATGCCGACGCCGGCCGCGCCAAATCGCCGCTGCCGGACATGCGCAAATCGGAAGACGGCGACAATGTCCAGGCCGCTCAGCGCCGCATCGAGCAGCTGGAGCAGCAGCAACAGCAGATGCTGGCGCAGATGAACAAGCAGACGCCTTTGAAGATGCCTGCCATGGATGTGCAGGACAAGACCAGCGACAACACGCCGCAGCCCAGCGGCAGGGACCTGGTCGAAAGCGCCAAGGCGATCGCCCGCAGGGAAGCGGAAATCTCGAAGAATATCGACGATTACAACAAGCGGCCGAAAAAGACCCAGATCACGCCGAGTACCCGTGCGGTCGGCTACGCGGCTTATTACAAGGCGTTCCAGGACCGTGTCGAAAAACTGGGCACCTTGAATTTTCCGAAAAAGAATGGCAAGAACCTGTACGGCAAGCTGGTGGTCTATATTCCAATTTACCAGGATGGCTCTCTGTATACCAAAGAGGGCGGCGCCCGCATCGAACGCGGTTCCGGCAATCGCGACCTCGATGCCGCTACCTTGAAAATCATCGAGCGCTCGGCGCCGTTCGGACGCTTCCCCGAGAATATGCGAAGCAGCGGTAAAGACGATGTGTGGGAAGTGATTTCCACTTTCGAATTTACCCG
The sequence above is a segment of the Collimonas sp. PA-H2 genome. Coding sequences within it:
- a CDS encoding TlpA disulfide reductase family protein; the protein is MKRNIFIFVPIALLFCAIGVYFGIQRNTPTAPENAAVAALFAQEIPDAGGKASSLAQWKGKPLVVNFWATWCAPCVEEMPELNALQGEIAAKNIQIIGIGVDSADNIAKFAEKYKISYPLYVAGTGATVLLRQFGNQSGGLPFTVLIGRDGEVKKMYLGSIKFDELRKDLSLL
- the mpl gene encoding UDP-N-acetylmuramate:L-alanyl-gamma-D-glutamyl-meso-diaminopimelate ligase, which encodes MHIHILGICGTFMGGLAVLAKQAGHKVTGCDANVYPPMSTQLEAQGIALIQGFGVEQIALQPDLYVIGNVVVRGNPLMEEILNRGLPYISGPQWIGEHILRDKWVLAVAGTHGKTTTSAMLAWILEDAGYDPGFLIGGVPMNFGISARLSGQAGAAASPFFVIEADEYDTAFFDKRSKFVHYHAKTAILNNLEYDHADIFPNLAAIETQFHHLVRTVPGVGRLLVNAREPALQRVLERGCWSEKELFGGDGEQGWSLTTLDNGHFEVRFNGELQGRVQWELSGEHNRMNALAAIAAARHVGVPPAQAIAALARFENVKRRMELRGVVRDISVYDDFAHHPTAIATTVAGLRKKAGLARILAVLEPRSNTMKLGAMKDALPGSLDEADLVFGYGAKGSGKDALDWNLAEALQPLGAKASTYNELDQLVAAIVKVAQPGDQVLVMSNGGFGGVHQKLLTALAAQ
- a CDS encoding YqiA/YcfP family alpha/beta fold hydrolase gives rise to the protein MILYLHGFRSSPQSFKARLLAERMRLLGRADEYLCPQLPASPAAAITLAQELVRDVDPARLTLIGSSLGGYYATWLAQQSGCRAVLLNPAVKPPRDLEQYVGVSTQYHSNEPFEFKREYMAELQALQVDVISKPERYFLIAATGDEVLDWHEMVGHYPQARQLVIQGSDHGISEFAAYADEVLAFCGMAAGSGTR
- a CDS encoding chorismate lyase encodes the protein MTPHAKWHDHANGVAPSVNMRDWLTDRVSLTYKLMAHCQQFRVQRLRQQRALPLAEEWQAIGLARRQQVQERDVLLRCDGRPMVLGHTVLALDATTTEWPFFSSLGERSLGSTLFGDPLVMRGQLQYARLYGGHPLAQRMAAASGVDSFAYPLWARRSAFRRKTGIMLVTEVFFPEIEELRRARPDIKVLSAGFSISSDLSRHIHPAHQLLSFGAAR
- a CDS encoding ribonuclease catalytic domain-containing protein, which translates into the protein MNLFFEESGDFKAGAVLSQQGEAYQVELPTGKRSKVKAKDVLLQFTSPTPQDLLDEAKQIAQGMELDFLWEVAGQEEFGFAELGVEYFGHAPLPAEAAGLLLSLHTAPIYFYKKGKGRYKAAPEASLRAAQAGIEKKRQQALIQAGYVDQLKAGQLPEVMKPLALQLLFKPDKNSLEYKALEAACNELQTSPQRLMLAVGGIASPKQLHLSKFLLEFFPKGAGFPKIAIPAVADLPLAQVQAFSIDDVTTTEIDDALSVQTLADGNVRIGIHIAAPGLGIKRGDPLDVIARARMSTVYMPGDKITMLPDELVEAFTLAEGKSCPALSLYATLNPADWSLIGTETKAELVPISANLRHNTLDELVTEENLANDAGDYPHKADIAVLWKWIQVLEQGRMAKREGFGLRPEQNNRVDFNFYVEDDVVTIARRKRGAPLDKIVAELMIFANSSWGKLMSDHGVPGIYRAQGGGSGGWAAKMQVRMVTHAAPHQGLGVDQYAWSTSPLRRYTDLVNQWQILACVEGGVAAPLVAPFKPRDADLFAIVSGFDAAYSGYGDFQSNMERYWCLRWLGQEQARQVEAAVLKDEILRLAEIPLIIKLPGMQQLARGTQVKLDIIRWDEVDLTVEARLLEVSAPPEGQQLDEPEEEEEMAAELDAAMDMPHESTEAELEAALESEAVAPAADDESATQESKPATE
- a CDS encoding TonB C-terminal domain-containing protein, which translates into the protein MKSFFQNRILVGAIAASVLAHAALLAVRFAAPEAFKLKPTDPALEVILVNAKHNTKPVKPEALAQANLDGGGNADAGRAKSPLPDMRKSEDGDNVQAAQRRIEQLEQQQQQMLAQMNKQTPLKMPAMDVQDKTSDNTPQPSGRDLVESAKAIARREAEISKNIDDYNKRPKKTQITPSTRAVGYAAYYKAFQDRVEKLGTLNFPKKNGKNLYGKLVVYIPIYQDGSLYTKEGGARIERGSGNRDLDAATLKIIERSAPFGRFPENMRSSGKDDVWEVISTFEFTREGLLEAQLMSGVNQ